The following proteins come from a genomic window of Nocardiopsis sp. YSL2:
- a CDS encoding GuaB3 family IMP dehydrogenase-related protein: MEIGLGKNGRRAYELDEIGIVPARRTRDPEEVSIAWQIDAYRFETPLVVSPMDSVASPETVVAVGRQGGLGVLDLEGLWTRYEDPAPLLAEIRELDDVAATKRLQEIYAAPIQEELIGRRIEEIRDAGLVTAARLSPQRTAQYHKAVVDAGVDIFVIRGTTVSAEHVSGRAEPLNLKQFIYDLDVPVVVGGCATYTAALHLMRTGAAGVLVGFGGGSGHTTRSVLGVAVPMASAIGDVAAARRDYLDESGGRYVHVIADGGMTGSGDIAKALACGADAVMVGSPLARATEAPGGGYHWGSEAHHSELPRGERVNVGTIGDLQSILHGPASTSDGSMNLMGALRRTMATSGYTDLKEFQRVEVVVNPHR, encoded by the coding sequence TGGAGATCGGGTTGGGCAAGAACGGGCGTCGTGCCTACGAGCTCGACGAGATCGGGATCGTGCCGGCGCGCCGCACGCGGGACCCGGAGGAGGTGTCCATCGCCTGGCAGATCGACGCCTACCGGTTCGAGACGCCCCTGGTGGTCAGTCCCATGGACAGCGTCGCGTCGCCCGAGACGGTCGTGGCCGTCGGCCGCCAGGGCGGCCTCGGCGTTCTGGACCTGGAGGGGCTGTGGACCCGCTACGAGGACCCCGCGCCGCTGCTGGCGGAGATCCGTGAGCTGGACGACGTCGCCGCCACCAAGCGGCTCCAGGAGATCTACGCGGCACCGATCCAGGAGGAGCTGATCGGCCGCCGGATCGAGGAGATCCGCGACGCCGGGCTGGTCACCGCCGCACGGCTGTCGCCGCAGCGCACGGCGCAGTACCACAAGGCGGTCGTCGACGCCGGCGTGGACATCTTCGTGATCCGCGGGACCACGGTGTCGGCCGAGCACGTGTCGGGCCGCGCCGAGCCGCTCAACCTCAAGCAGTTCATCTACGACCTGGACGTCCCCGTCGTCGTCGGCGGCTGCGCCACCTACACCGCGGCGCTGCACCTCATGCGCACCGGCGCGGCCGGCGTGCTCGTCGGGTTCGGCGGCGGCTCGGGCCACACCACCCGCTCGGTGCTGGGCGTCGCGGTGCCCATGGCGAGCGCGATCGGCGACGTGGCCGCGGCCCGCCGCGACTACCTCGACGAGTCGGGCGGCCGGTACGTGCACGTGATCGCCGACGGTGGCATGACCGGCAGCGGCGACATCGCCAAGGCGCTGGCCTGCGGCGCGGACGCGGTCATGGTGGGCTCCCCGCTGGCGCGCGCCACCGAGGCGCCCGGCGGCGGCTACCACTGGGGCAGCGAGGCGCACCACAGCGAGCTGCCGCGCGGTGAGCGCGTCAACGTCGGCACGATCGGCGACCTGCAGTCGATTCTGCACGGCCCGGCGTCCACGAGTGACGGCTCCATGAACCTCATGGGTGCCCTGCGCCGCACCATGGCCACGTCCGGTTACACCGACCTCAAGGAGTTCCAGCGGGTGGAGGTCGTGGTCAACCCCCACCGCTGA